A section of the Sphingomonas ginsenosidivorax genome encodes:
- a CDS encoding lysophospholipid acyltransferase family protein: MARIRLALRLTALLTTLLAALPLHYAWRLFGRRSPWPRRFLGLVARIVGARPRIVGTPLTHRVVIVSNHLSWIDILLLAGSTGTAFIAKSELATVPLVGWLCRMNHTIFVSRGDRLGVADQIAQIRDTLAADWPVTLFPEGTTGDGLALAPFKASLLAALDPPPPGIRVQPVRIDYGDATTDLAWVGDEHGKDHALRVLGRKGSFAATLHFCDPFAPEDYGSRKAIAVEARRRIEGI; this comes from the coding sequence ATGGCACGCATCCGCCTCGCTCTCCGCCTGACCGCGCTGCTCACGACACTGCTGGCCGCGCTCCCGCTCCATTACGCCTGGCGGCTGTTCGGCCGTCGCTCGCCCTGGCCGCGGCGTTTCCTCGGCCTCGTCGCGCGCATCGTCGGGGCTCGCCCGCGGATCGTCGGTACGCCGCTGACGCACCGCGTCGTGATCGTGTCCAATCATCTGAGCTGGATCGACATCCTCCTGCTCGCAGGCAGCACCGGCACGGCGTTCATCGCAAAGTCGGAGCTTGCGACCGTACCGCTGGTCGGCTGGCTCTGCCGCATGAACCACACGATCTTCGTGAGCCGCGGCGACCGGCTGGGCGTCGCCGACCAGATCGCGCAGATCCGCGACACGCTGGCTGCCGACTGGCCGGTGACGCTGTTCCCCGAAGGCACGACCGGCGACGGACTCGCGCTCGCCCCGTTCAAGGCGTCGCTGCTCGCCGCACTCGATCCGCCGCCGCCCGGCATCCGCGTCCAGCCGGTCCGCATCGACTACGGCGATGCGACGACAGACCTCGCCTGGGTCGGTGACGAACACGGCAAGGACCATGCGCTGCGCGTACTGGGACGCAAAGGGAGCTTCGCAGCGACGCTCCACTTCTGCGACCCCTTCGCGCCCGAGGACTATGGCAGCCGCAAGGCGATCGCCGTGGAGGCACGCCGACGGATCGAGGGCATCTAA
- the miaB gene encoding tRNA (N6-isopentenyl adenosine(37)-C2)-methylthiotransferase MiaB produces the protein MSAPKTFHVKSFGCQMNVYDGERMAELMAADGLTQADAADADLVVLNTCHIRERATEKVYSDIGRLRKHGKTPMIAVAGCVAQAEGPEIFARAKVDVVVGPQAYHNLPALVAKAAEGTPSLDTDMPVLSKFGALPARRKVSPSAFLTVQEGCDKFCTYCVVPYTRGAEVSRPFAAIVDEAKALVDAGAREITLLGQNVNAWDDDGKGLHNLIRTLDHIPGLARIRYTTSHPNDMRQGLIDAHGDVESLMPFLHLPVQSGSTRILKAMNRSHGRDDYLRLLDRVRAVRPDIALSGDFIVGFPGETEEDFADTLSLVDAVGYAQAYSFKYSARPGTPAATMTDEISEAVMDDRLQRLQAALNRDQQAFNAASVGRTCDVLLERPGKLPGQLIGKSPWLQSVHLITDAAIGDLVSVDLMRADPNSLAGVLAMRAAA, from the coding sequence ATGTCCGCCCCCAAAACATTTCACGTCAAATCCTTCGGCTGCCAGATGAACGTCTATGACGGCGAGCGGATGGCCGAGCTCATGGCCGCCGACGGCCTTACCCAGGCCGACGCCGCCGACGCCGATCTCGTCGTTCTCAACACGTGTCACATCCGCGAGCGCGCGACAGAGAAGGTCTATTCGGACATCGGCCGGCTGCGGAAGCACGGCAAGACGCCGATGATCGCGGTCGCCGGCTGCGTCGCGCAGGCCGAGGGGCCCGAGATCTTCGCGCGCGCCAAGGTCGACGTCGTGGTCGGCCCGCAGGCCTATCACAACCTCCCCGCGCTCGTGGCAAAGGCCGCGGAGGGTACGCCCTCGCTCGACACCGACATGCCGGTGCTGTCGAAGTTCGGGGCGCTGCCGGCGCGTCGGAAGGTCAGCCCGTCGGCGTTCCTGACCGTGCAGGAAGGCTGTGACAAGTTCTGCACCTATTGCGTCGTCCCCTACACCCGCGGTGCCGAGGTCAGCCGTCCGTTCGCGGCGATCGTCGACGAGGCGAAAGCCTTGGTCGATGCCGGCGCGCGCGAGATCACGCTGCTCGGCCAGAACGTTAACGCGTGGGACGATGACGGAAAGGGCCTGCACAACCTGATCCGCACGCTCGACCACATCCCCGGCCTCGCCCGGATCCGCTACACCACCAGCCACCCCAACGACATGCGCCAGGGCCTGATCGACGCGCATGGCGACGTCGAGAGTCTGATGCCGTTCCTCCATTTGCCGGTGCAGTCGGGCAGCACGCGCATCCTGAAAGCGATGAACCGCAGCCACGGCCGCGACGACTATCTGCGCCTGCTCGACCGCGTCCGCGCGGTGCGTCCCGACATCGCGCTGTCGGGCGACTTCATCGTCGGCTTCCCCGGCGAGACCGAAGAGGATTTCGCCGATACGCTGAGCCTGGTCGACGCGGTCGGCTACGCGCAGGCGTACAGCTTCAAGTACAGCGCGCGCCCTGGCACCCCCGCCGCGACCATGACCGACGAGATTTCGGAAGCGGTCATGGACGACCGCCTCCAGCGCCTCCAGGCGGCGCTCAACCGCGACCAGCAGGCGTTTAACGCGGCCAGCGTCGGGCGGACCTGCGACGTGCTGCTCGAACGGCCGGGGAAACTGCCCGGCCAGCTGATCGGCAAGTCGCCCTGGCTGCAGTCGGTCCACCTGATCACCGACGCGGCGATCGGCGATCTGGTTTCGGTCGATCTGATGCGCGCCGATCCGAACAGCCTGGCGGGCGTGCTGGCGATGCGCGCTGCGGCCTGA